From the genome of Roseofilum capinflatum BLCC-M114, one region includes:
- a CDS encoding Uma2 family endonuclease, which produces MNSEPITLNLKTVHLSDEQFYQLCHVNEQYQLEETAKGELLIMSPVGAISGNRESDLNADVVIWNRQTRLGKVFSSSTIFVLPNGGKRSPDVAWIANDRWNSLAPEDQEKFAPICPDFVIELRSRTDSLEQLQAKMQEYLDAGLQLGWLIDPQNQQVQIYRQNQPIETVQLPSLLSGETVLPGFTLELDPF; this is translated from the coding sequence ATGAACTCAGAACCCATTACCTTAAACCTCAAAACGGTTCACTTAAGCGACGAGCAATTCTATCAACTCTGCCACGTGAACGAACAGTATCAACTCGAAGAAACCGCCAAAGGAGAACTGCTTATTATGTCCCCAGTTGGTGCTATTAGTGGCAATCGAGAATCCGACTTAAACGCAGATGTCGTAATTTGGAATCGTCAAACTCGACTCGGAAAAGTCTTTAGTTCTTCAACCATTTTTGTCTTACCCAATGGTGGCAAACGTTCTCCCGATGTTGCCTGGATAGCCAACGATCGCTGGAATAGTCTCGCACCAGAAGACCAAGAAAAATTTGCCCCAATATGTCCTGATTTCGTTATAGAATTGCGCTCTCGTACCGACTCCTTAGAGCAACTACAAGCCAAAATGCAAGAATACCTAGATGCAGGCTTACAGCTCGGTTGGCTCATCGACCCCCAAAACCAGCAAGTCCAAATCTACCGCCAAAACCAACCGATAGAAACCGTTCAATTACCCAGTCTCCTCTCAGGAGAAACCGTCTTACCCGGATTCACCCTTGAATTAGACCCATTCTGA
- a CDS encoding Hsp20/alpha crystallin family protein, producing the protein MPLVRWEPFREIDTLQRQMNRLFEDLAPKEALYNQGAFLPAAELHETPEAFKIKLEVPGMKPEDLDIQVTAEAVSISGERRSESTTEEKGVTRSEFRYGQFQRVIPLPNRIQNNNVEAEYKDGILHLTLPKVEEEQHKVVKVKVG; encoded by the coding sequence ATGCCTTTAGTTCGTTGGGAACCCTTCCGAGAAATCGATACCCTGCAACGCCAAATGAATCGCTTGTTTGAGGATTTAGCACCTAAAGAAGCGCTCTATAATCAAGGTGCTTTCCTGCCGGCGGCTGAACTGCATGAAACCCCTGAAGCGTTTAAGATTAAATTAGAAGTTCCGGGAATGAAACCCGAAGATCTCGATATTCAAGTAACGGCTGAAGCGGTTTCTATTTCTGGCGAACGGCGCAGCGAAAGCACCACGGAAGAGAAAGGGGTAACTCGCTCTGAGTTTCGCTATGGTCAGTTTCAACGAGTGATTCCTTTACCGAACCGCATTCAAAATAATAATGTGGAAGCGGAATATAAGGATGGTATTTTGCACTTGACTTTACCAAAGGTTGAGGAAGAACAACACAAGGTCGTTAAAGTTAAAGTGGGTTAA
- a CDS encoding 3'(2'),5'-bisphosphate nucleotidase, producing MSYDREKQVAMEAAILAAKLCQQVRQDIPEAIEKQDKSPVTVADYGSQAIICKALGEIFPNDPIVGEEDATELRKPEMADTLNKMLGYVQNIIPDATADQVTDWIDHGNGSVSPRYWTLDPIDGTKGFLRQDQYAVALALIEDGDIKVGVLACPAMPVEGAEPGMLYIAVRGEGAQMRPLAGGELQPIHVVSPDDKDNLRFVESVEAAHGDQSRQNAMAQAVGITAESVRVDSQAKYGIVASGKAALYLRLPSPKYPDYRENIWDHAAGAIIVEEAGGKVSDMYGKPLNFADGQKMVNNRGVVVSNGVLHEKIIAVLNQ from the coding sequence ATGTCCTACGATCGCGAAAAACAGGTAGCCATGGAAGCGGCCATCTTAGCCGCAAAACTCTGTCAGCAGGTACGCCAAGACATTCCAGAGGCGATCGAAAAACAAGATAAAAGCCCCGTAACCGTCGCAGATTACGGCTCCCAAGCCATTATTTGCAAAGCACTCGGCGAAATCTTTCCCAACGATCCCATCGTCGGCGAAGAAGACGCAACCGAGCTACGCAAACCAGAAATGGCCGACACCCTCAACAAAATGCTCGGTTATGTGCAAAACATCATCCCCGATGCCACCGCCGACCAAGTAACCGACTGGATCGACCATGGAAATGGCTCCGTATCCCCCCGATATTGGACGCTAGACCCCATTGACGGCACAAAAGGCTTTTTGCGTCAAGATCAGTATGCCGTCGCTCTAGCGCTCATTGAAGACGGGGATATCAAAGTCGGCGTTTTAGCCTGTCCCGCCATGCCCGTCGAAGGGGCAGAACCCGGTATGCTCTACATTGCCGTGCGCGGAGAAGGAGCGCAAATGAGACCCTTAGCGGGAGGAGAACTGCAACCCATCCATGTCGTCAGTCCCGACGATAAAGACAACTTGCGCTTTGTCGAAAGCGTAGAAGCCGCCCATGGCGACCAATCTCGGCAAAACGCCATGGCTCAAGCCGTCGGCATTACGGCGGAATCAGTGCGCGTAGACTCCCAAGCCAAATATGGCATCGTCGCCTCCGGAAAAGCCGCCCTCTACCTGCGCTTACCCTCTCCTAAATATCCTGATTATCGGGAAAATATTTGGGATCATGCTGCCGGTGCAATTATTGTCGAAGAAGCCGGAGGCAAGGTGAGCGATATGTATGGAAAACCTCTCAATTTTGCCGATGGGCAGAAAATGGTCAATAATCGGGGCGTTGTGGTGAGTAACGGCGTGCTGCACGAGAAAATTATCGCCGTTTTAAACCAATAG
- the miaB gene encoding tRNA (N6-isopentenyl adenosine(37)-C2)-methylthiotransferase MiaB — MTHRRYHITTFGCQMNKADSERMAGILDDIGFESVEDPYQADLILYNTCTIRDNAEQKVYSYLGRQAKRKQDNPNLTLIVAGCVAQQEGEALLRRVPELDLVMGPQHANRLGDLLEQVLEGNQVVATEPVHIMEDITKPRRDSRITAWVNVIYGCNERCSYCVVPGVRGVEQSRTPQAIREEMEQLGQQGYKEVTLLGQNIDAYGRDLPGITPQGRRENTFTDLLYFVHDVEGIERLRFATSHPRYFTERLIRACAELPKVCKHFHIPFQSGDNEVLKAMRRGYTHERYRRIIDKIRNYMPDASISADAIVGFPGETEEQFEHTLELVEDIGFDQLNTAAYSPRPGTEAAVWENQLSEEVKSDRLQRLNHLVAIKAQERSQRYLGRMETVLVEDQNPKDNTQVMGRTDGNRLTFFTGDIEQLKGQLVQVKITETRAFSLTGEQRIAVGTGDQ, encoded by the coding sequence ATGACTCACCGTCGTTATCACATTACTACCTTTGGATGCCAAATGAACAAGGCTGACTCAGAGCGCATGGCCGGCATTCTCGACGATATCGGCTTTGAATCCGTAGAAGACCCGTATCAAGCGGATTTAATTCTCTACAATACCTGTACCATTCGTGATAACGCGGAGCAAAAAGTCTATTCTTATCTAGGCAGACAAGCCAAACGCAAACAAGACAACCCGAATTTAACCCTGATTGTGGCTGGATGTGTGGCTCAACAGGAAGGGGAAGCGCTCTTGCGTCGGGTTCCGGAACTCGATTTAGTCATGGGGCCCCAACATGCTAACCGCTTAGGGGATTTGTTGGAACAAGTCCTAGAAGGAAACCAGGTGGTAGCCACCGAACCGGTTCACATCATGGAGGATATCACCAAACCCCGGCGCGATAGCCGGATTACGGCTTGGGTGAATGTGATTTATGGCTGCAATGAGCGCTGTTCCTATTGTGTGGTTCCGGGAGTCAGAGGGGTGGAACAATCTCGCACTCCCCAGGCTATTCGGGAAGAAATGGAACAGTTGGGCCAACAGGGATATAAGGAGGTGACGCTGTTAGGCCAAAATATTGACGCTTATGGTCGGGATTTACCCGGAATCACGCCCCAAGGACGACGGGAAAATACGTTTACGGATTTGCTCTATTTTGTCCATGATGTGGAAGGGATAGAGCGGCTTCGGTTTGCTACGAGTCACCCCCGCTATTTCACGGAGCGGTTAATTCGCGCTTGTGCTGAGTTGCCGAAGGTCTGTAAGCATTTTCACATTCCCTTTCAGTCTGGGGATAATGAGGTTCTTAAGGCCATGCGGCGCGGCTATACCCATGAGCGCTATCGGCGCATTATTGATAAGATTCGGAATTATATGCCGGATGCGTCAATTAGTGCGGATGCGATTGTGGGATTCCCTGGAGAAACAGAGGAACAGTTTGAGCATACCCTAGAGTTGGTCGAGGATATTGGCTTTGACCAGCTCAATACGGCGGCCTATTCCCCACGACCGGGGACAGAAGCGGCGGTATGGGAGAATCAGTTAAGTGAAGAAGTGAAGAGCGATCGCCTCCAGAGGCTGAATCATTTAGTCGCCATTAAAGCACAAGAGCGATCGCAGCGCTATCTCGGCCGCATGGAAACCGTCTTAGTCGAAGACCAAAATCCCAAGGATAATACCCAAGTTATGGGACGCACGGACGGCAACCGCTTAACCTTCTTTACCGGAGATATTGAGCAACTCAAAGGTCAATTGGTACAGGTGAAAATCACCGAAACTCGTGCCTTTAGCTTAACTGGAGAGCAGAGGATAGCCGTGGGAACTGGCGATCAATAA
- a CDS encoding cation diffusion facilitator family transporter, with the protein MVKDIRSQVRQVLLITLGLNVLALLIKVVVSWKTGSLSLLADALHSITDSANNVLGLVANQLASPEPDREHPYGHQKFDAIGALGVSAFLGFACFEIVSSSVERLMSRGDPLTIAFPDLWILLIVLGINIFVAFYERGVGQRIGSGILMADAKHTMSDVWVTIMVLGGLIGVVLGYPLFDVLLAFPVAVLVFYSGWEVLKDNLPWLVDEIAIAPEAIHDIVMEVPGVINCHDIASRGVVGRQVFIEMHLIVDAIDVASSHEITEAVEAHLEDKYHPVRVLIHVEPPDYHCDRITFPS; encoded by the coding sequence ATGGTGAAGGATATTCGCTCTCAAGTCCGTCAGGTACTCTTAATTACGTTAGGACTCAATGTACTGGCGTTGTTGATTAAGGTCGTGGTTAGTTGGAAAACTGGGTCGTTGAGTTTATTGGCCGATGCGCTTCATAGTATCACTGATAGTGCCAATAATGTATTGGGATTAGTGGCCAATCAACTGGCTTCTCCCGAACCCGATCGCGAACATCCCTATGGACATCAGAAATTTGATGCCATTGGTGCTTTAGGCGTTTCGGCATTTTTAGGCTTTGCTTGTTTTGAAATTGTCTCCAGTTCCGTTGAGCGTCTGATGTCTAGAGGCGATCCCCTGACGATCGCCTTCCCCGATCTATGGATTTTGCTGATTGTTTTAGGGATTAATATTTTTGTTGCCTTCTATGAGCGGGGAGTCGGTCAACGCATTGGTAGTGGGATTTTAATGGCCGATGCTAAACATACCATGAGTGATGTTTGGGTCACCATTATGGTTTTAGGTGGATTAATTGGGGTGGTGCTGGGATATCCCCTCTTCGATGTCTTGTTAGCATTTCCGGTGGCTGTGTTGGTATTTTATAGTGGTTGGGAAGTCCTGAAGGATAATTTACCCTGGCTCGTGGATGAAATCGCGATCGCCCCTGAAGCCATCCACGATATAGTCATGGAAGTCCCAGGGGTCATTAACTGTCATGATATTGCCTCGCGGGGTGTGGTCGGTCGTCAAGTCTTTATTGAAATGCATTTAATTGTTGATGCGATCGATGTGGCCAGTTCCCATGAAATTACTGAAGCCGTAGAAGCTCACTTAGAGGATAAATATCACCCCGTCCGTGTTCTCATTCATGTGGAACCCCCTGATTATCATTGCGATCGAATTACGTTTCCATCGTGA